The Deltaproteobacteria bacterium DNA segment TAAAGAGAGGCCTTCAGGATTCAGGGGAATAGAATAAATAAAAAAAGATATTTTAAGTTTTATGCCAAATTAAAGAGATATTTGCTAAATTTTTCTTTTATTCATCTTAATTTAGTGTTTTTTAGGTTTGCCAAGGGTTTGTTTTCTTGTTATTTTATTAGCACTCGTTTAAAACGAGTGCTAATAATCTTGGGGGTTGATGACCATGAACAATAATCTGCCTGTCTTAAGTGATAACCTCAGCCATTATCTGGCTCAAATCAACCAATATCCCATTTTGAGTCCAGAGCAGGAGTTTGATCTGGCAATAAGGTATAAGGAGAAGAATGATATGGAGGCCGCCCACAAACTCATTACCTCCAATCTCAGGTTTGCTGTCAAGGTAGCCTTGGAGTACAGGGGCTACGGGATAAAACTCCTGGACCTGATTCAGGAGGGAAACGTGGGCCTGATGATGGCCTTAAAGAGGTTTAACCCCCATAAGGGTTACAGATTTATCTCCTATGCCATCTGGTGGATAAGGGCCTATATCCAGAACTTCATCATAAGATCCTGGAGCTTGGTAAAGATCGGGACCACCCAGATTCAAAAGAAGCTCTTCTATAAGATGGGGAAGATCAAGGGCCTTGCTGATGAGGAACATAAAGAAGAGAAACTCCTGGAGTTGGCCCAAAAGCTC contains these protein-coding regions:
- the rpoH gene encoding RNA polymerase sigma factor RpoH, which translates into the protein MNNNLPVLSDNLSHYLAQINQYPILSPEQEFDLAIRYKEKNDMEAAHKLITSNLRFAVKVALEYRGYGIKLLDLIQEGNVGLMMALKRFNPHKGYRFISYAIWWIRAYIQNFIIRSWSLVKIGTTQIQKKLFYKMGKIKGLADEEHKEEKLLELAQKLNVRCSDIEEMQERFAGRDLSLDAKLEVDQGVTFLELLPDLSSDQEEILGDREEGEALREKVEDVLGKLNERERFIIRHRIMAEDPMTLQELGDKFRLSRERVRQIEVEALKKLKKELAGAELTWGMA